In the genome of Taurinivorans muris, one region contains:
- a CDS encoding phage tail protein: MSSYLRVEVPNAEEVVREMRRLLDAAPETINKASAKAMNRTLRLIKNEAVKIARRTYTANPRSLKKRAKITKATSKRQYACLEIKDRNGIGLINFASRPGNVLSWKGVAPKKRKKFVTNKVRRDGKRRVFNDHGSPFVAKADNKKHIFYRDGRDKLKRLYGPSLIYALFGAGKELESHADEAFSRLFKEELDKILL, encoded by the coding sequence ATGTCCTCCTATTTGCGCGTGGAAGTTCCCAATGCGGAAGAAGTGGTGCGGGAAATGCGGCGTTTGCTTGACGCCGCCCCTGAAACCATAAACAAGGCTTCGGCAAAAGCCATGAACAGGACACTTCGGCTTATTAAGAATGAAGCGGTCAAAATAGCCAGGCGAACCTATACGGCAAATCCTCGTAGCCTGAAAAAGCGGGCGAAAATAACCAAGGCGACCTCGAAACGCCAATATGCATGTCTTGAAATCAAGGACAGAAACGGCATAGGGCTTATCAATTTCGCTTCTCGTCCCGGAAACGTCCTTTCCTGGAAAGGCGTCGCCCCGAAAAAAAGAAAGAAGTTTGTGACAAACAAGGTTCGGCGTGACGGAAAAAGAAGGGTTTTCAACGATCACGGTTCGCCTTTTGTCGCCAAAGCCGATAACAAAAAGCATATCTTTTACCGTGACGGGCGGGACAAACTGAAAAGACTTTACGGTCCGAGCCTTATCTATGCTTTGTTCGGAGCGGGCAAGGAGCTTGAAAGCCATGCGGACGAAGCGTTTTCCCGTTTATTCAAAGAAGAGTTGGACAAAATTTTGCTGTAA
- a CDS encoding major capsid protein — MPLSQFTPRVLTGVINIRPVNRRLFTSFFQDNAPSETDVFELETSYQGRKMLPALSYNNAGTMRDGEVRTLSAVKAPIFKPKRTFTAADKFVRSKGMTPYDHQDPLERAIAEDMDAHISDIEYMKEIMCANALVNGKIPLWNSVNGKVGQIGEIDYNRPASHTVTLSGTAVWSDPSSELREQAEQYSAMIMEATGGFGATDVIMGTKAFSLFLKHADVRDLLDMRNIHIGELNLHTNSLYRGNWNGLNIWTINAGYVDLAGKQQMFIPADVALFVARDAKLEIDYGLPSDLDCTGPTKIFAKQYKENDPSAYFTLAESRPLPQVKHAGATVSVKVTEG, encoded by the coding sequence ATGCCGTTATCACAATTCACCCCGCGCGTTTTAACGGGGGTCATCAATATCCGTCCCGTAAACAGACGTCTGTTCACTTCCTTTTTTCAGGACAACGCCCCGAGCGAAACGGACGTGTTCGAGCTTGAAACAAGCTATCAGGGACGGAAAATGCTTCCCGCCCTGTCTTATAACAACGCAGGCACCATGCGCGACGGCGAAGTCAGAACGCTTTCAGCCGTAAAGGCGCCTATTTTCAAACCCAAAAGAACCTTCACCGCGGCGGATAAATTTGTCCGTTCCAAAGGCATGACGCCCTATGACCATCAAGACCCGCTCGAACGAGCCATTGCGGAAGACATGGACGCCCACATTTCCGACATCGAATACATGAAAGAAATCATGTGCGCGAACGCCCTTGTGAACGGGAAAATTCCGCTTTGGAACAGCGTGAACGGCAAAGTCGGACAAATCGGTGAAATTGACTACAACCGCCCCGCAAGCCATACGGTGACGCTGTCCGGCACTGCCGTATGGAGCGACCCCTCTTCCGAACTCCGGGAGCAGGCTGAACAGTATTCAGCTATGATCATGGAAGCGACGGGCGGTTTCGGCGCAACGGACGTCATCATGGGGACAAAGGCGTTTTCGCTTTTTCTGAAGCATGCCGACGTCAGAGATTTGCTCGATATGCGGAATATCCATATCGGCGAATTGAACCTGCACACCAACAGCCTTTACCGCGGCAACTGGAACGGGCTGAACATCTGGACAATCAATGCGGGCTATGTGGATTTGGCAGGCAAGCAGCAGATGTTTATCCCCGCCGACGTCGCTTTGTTCGTGGCAAGGGACGCAAAGCTTGAAATCGATTACGGTCTGCCGTCCGATCTTGACTGTACAGGTCCCACGAAAATTTTTGCCAAGCAATACAAGGAAAACGATCCGTCAGCCTATTTCACGCTTGCGGAAAGCCGCCCGCTTCCGCAGGTGAAGCATGCGGGAGCGACTGTTTCCGTAAAGGTCACGGAGGGTTAG
- a CDS encoding head decoration protein: MQHIETYQRKAFLRDHPPVMVKVELASQAEEQTLLAGAVLGKSATGIGVYKAADGEEPIGVLVEDVTVPASGNAVSSMYVHADMVLENIIFDDSVSADKQKTAIAALRGQGVYIY, from the coding sequence ATGCAGCATATTGAAACCTATCAAAGAAAAGCTTTTTTGCGCGACCACCCGCCGGTCATGGTAAAGGTCGAGCTTGCTTCGCAGGCTGAGGAACAGACGCTTTTGGCAGGCGCCGTGCTTGGAAAAAGCGCTACCGGAATCGGGGTTTACAAGGCGGCTGACGGCGAGGAACCTATCGGCGTTTTGGTGGAAGACGTGACCGTTCCTGCAAGCGGAAATGCCGTGTCTTCAATGTATGTCCATGCGGACATGGTTTTGGAAAACATCATTTTTGATGACAGCGTTTCCGCAGACAAACAAAAAACAGCCATTGCAGCGCTTCGCGGGCAAGGCGTATATATTTATTAG
- the sppA gene encoding signal peptide peptidase SppA, with amino-acid sequence MTSKVWAILPSVLEDIDTEKKAVLQNAAFLNALLPQVRHTETTVRNGVAVISIEGAVYRKKSWFMPGMTHKQIKNEIEKALQHDEVKAIFYNIYSPGGTVAGTQELASFIKEAAAIKPSCAFVDGMCCSAAYWLASATGRIFATQSAELGSIGVVLKHADASKFLESAGVKYTHITAGSKKSVGASETPLSEDDKMYLQNQVNGIYDVFLQETAQNMGLDLDKKLEWADGRVFLGREAVALGLVSKIVKTKEEAMSCLLENIQEKTMAIPNMEQKISHEQTSSQQTVSTISENLFAIIETVCGADNAEKVKTLAESGLTKAQVEALGSVISVKTEQKNAEAVRETNQQILAALIAASPDAVNSASNMNKATDEEQTLIERIGNMKG; translated from the coding sequence ATGACAAGTAAAGTATGGGCGATTTTGCCGTCTGTTTTGGAAGATATTGACACGGAGAAAAAAGCGGTTCTGCAAAATGCGGCGTTTTTGAATGCGTTGCTTCCTCAGGTAAGGCATACTGAAACAACTGTGCGGAACGGCGTTGCCGTCATCAGCATCGAAGGAGCTGTTTACCGTAAAAAATCTTGGTTTATGCCGGGAATGACCCATAAGCAAATCAAGAATGAAATTGAAAAAGCCCTGCAACACGATGAAGTCAAAGCCATTTTTTACAATATTTACTCTCCGGGCGGGACGGTCGCGGGAACGCAGGAGCTTGCTTCCTTCATAAAGGAAGCCGCCGCCATAAAACCAAGCTGTGCTTTTGTCGACGGCATGTGCTGTTCCGCGGCGTATTGGCTTGCGTCCGCAACCGGCAGAATTTTCGCCACACAAAGCGCGGAACTCGGCTCAATCGGCGTGGTGCTGAAACATGCGGACGCCAGCAAGTTTCTTGAAAGCGCAGGAGTGAAATACACCCACATCACTGCGGGAAGCAAAAAAAGCGTCGGAGCGAGCGAAACGCCTTTATCCGAAGATGACAAAATGTACCTGCAAAATCAGGTGAACGGCATTTATGACGTGTTTTTGCAGGAAACAGCGCAAAATATGGGGCTTGATCTGGATAAGAAACTGGAATGGGCAGACGGCAGGGTCTTTTTGGGAAGAGAAGCCGTCGCTCTTGGCTTGGTTTCAAAAATCGTAAAAACAAAAGAAGAGGCGATGAGCTGTCTTCTTGAAAACATACAGGAGAAAACAATGGCGATACCTAACATGGAACAGAAAATTTCCCATGAACAGACCTCCTCACAGCAAACGGTTTCAACAATCAGCGAAAATTTGTTTGCTATTATTGAAACCGTTTGCGGAGCGGACAATGCGGAAAAAGTCAAAACGCTTGCGGAGTCAGGGCTGACAAAAGCGCAGGTTGAGGCGCTCGGCTCCGTGATTTCCGTAAAAACGGAACAAAAAAATGCGGAAGCGGTGCGGGAAACCAATCAGCAAATCTTGGCGGCGCTTATCGCGGCAAGTCCCGATGCCGTAAACAGTGCTTCAAACATGAACAAAGCAACGGACGAAGAGCAAACACTCATTGAAAGAATAGGAAACATGAAAGGATAA
- a CDS encoding phage portal protein produces MANAILQGRKLPSTSYEAGSNRGSIAGYFPVRTYSKEWEENERLLSSIRADDLVANDWAAKSATNAIVTNSVGTGLTPQSAIAYQELDMSPEEANALQSKMEWLWYEWTEECHYRNSLSFDSLQALAVRSLVRNGEFLHLPVMEFRPGNKFALKLQDIKPHRLCTPCDKKTNPLIHDGVEITETGIPTHYWICSPRPSNIILTEQNYSSSEFRKIPAKIGHRRGIFHIFIPDEEEKYRGISDLSAGIKFFKHFNDAIDYELVAQIIAASFPVFISLEKNKQELPYGVGFEKKEENPRYFQEINPGSIMYGNEGEKPEILESKRPSQNFLSFCELVLRSASASLGLPYEEVSKDFSKTMYSSARAAMIGAWRIYGIYREFFRRHYCQPLWNMVMEEAYLRGYLNLPAGMDFYKALPFLCNCRWIGPARGYIDPLKEVQANILAIDHDIMTMSDSIAERGSDFDETINQREYEERRMQKLRSLRNPVQDKKQTNLQDTIKSENSEEEHDK; encoded by the coding sequence ATGGCGAATGCGATTTTACAAGGCAGGAAACTTCCAAGCACGAGTTATGAGGCTGGCTCGAACCGAGGCTCCATAGCGGGCTATTTTCCCGTCCGCACCTATTCCAAGGAATGGGAGGAAAACGAACGTTTATTGTCCAGTATCCGTGCCGATGATTTGGTCGCCAACGACTGGGCGGCGAAAAGCGCGACAAACGCCATAGTGACGAACAGCGTAGGCACGGGGCTTACGCCGCAGTCAGCCATTGCGTACCAGGAACTTGACATGTCCCCTGAAGAAGCGAATGCGCTGCAAAGCAAAATGGAATGGCTGTGGTACGAATGGACGGAAGAATGCCATTACCGAAACAGTCTTTCCTTTGACAGCCTGCAGGCTTTGGCAGTGCGTTCTTTGGTTCGCAACGGCGAGTTTCTGCACTTGCCTGTCATGGAGTTTCGTCCCGGAAACAAATTCGCTCTGAAGCTCCAAGACATAAAACCTCACAGGCTCTGTACGCCGTGCGATAAGAAGACAAATCCGCTCATTCACGACGGAGTGGAAATCACGGAAACAGGCATTCCCACGCATTATTGGATTTGCAGCCCCCGTCCGAGCAATATTATTTTGACTGAACAAAATTACTCTTCAAGCGAATTTAGGAAAATACCCGCAAAAATTGGGCACAGAAGAGGGATTTTTCATATTTTTATTCCGGATGAGGAAGAGAAGTATCGGGGAATTTCAGACCTTTCCGCCGGCATAAAATTCTTCAAGCATTTCAATGACGCTATCGACTACGAACTTGTTGCTCAGATAATAGCCGCAAGTTTTCCCGTGTTCATCAGCCTGGAAAAAAACAAGCAGGAACTGCCCTATGGCGTCGGGTTCGAAAAAAAGGAAGAAAATCCCCGTTATTTTCAGGAAATCAATCCCGGCTCAATCATGTACGGCAACGAGGGTGAAAAGCCGGAAATTTTGGAAAGCAAACGTCCGAGCCAGAACTTTTTGAGTTTCTGCGAGCTTGTTCTGCGCTCCGCTTCCGCATCTCTCGGTTTGCCATACGAGGAAGTCAGCAAGGATTTTTCAAAGACGATGTATTCGTCCGCCCGTGCGGCTATGATTGGTGCGTGGCGGATTTACGGCATTTACCGTGAGTTTTTCCGTCGGCATTACTGCCAGCCGCTTTGGAACATGGTCATGGAAGAGGCGTATTTGCGGGGATATCTGAACTTGCCTGCCGGAATGGATTTTTATAAAGCGCTTCCGTTTTTATGCAACTGCCGCTGGATAGGACCCGCCCGCGGTTACATCGACCCGCTGAAAGAGGTTCAGGCGAACATACTGGCGATAGACCATGACATCATGACTATGTCGGACAGCATTGCCGAGCGCGGCAGCGATTTTGATGAAACCATAAATCAGCGTGAATATGAAGAGCGGCGTATGCAAAAATTGCGGAGCCTACGAAATCCCGTACAGGATAAAAAACAAACAAATCTGCAAGATACAATAAAATCTGAAAACTCAGAGGAAGAACATGACAAGTAA
- a CDS encoding DUF6148 family protein produces the protein MSIWTKEELKTHIAAYKEALLSCSQGKSYSVGSRSLTRSDIPEIREMLGYYEEELNKLDKVKSSFIVQAKIHGSFRR, from the coding sequence ATGAGTATTTGGACGAAAGAAGAATTAAAGACGCACATAGCTGCCTATAAAGAGGCTTTGCTTTCCTGTTCGCAAGGCAAGTCTTATTCCGTCGGCTCCCGTTCACTGACCCGTTCCGATATTCCCGAAATTCGGGAAATGCTCGGCTATTATGAAGAAGAACTCAATAAGCTGGATAAGGTGAAGTCTTCTTTTATCGTACAAGCTAAAATCCACGGTTCTTTCAGGCGGTAG
- a CDS encoding DUF6402 family protein, translating into MAEGASNFIVGNGNEQLRNKLMCEHNEILTRYTRKRDDDIFFCLPLIADAMGNKANEKDRIGWHYLRDMFYKWLAGEANDVPQNNPNPFWVDIDWVLRYFPKEFLTITFPLNATTARAIDSLNTILTREGYFEKRNKEFDFINSPWQEWEKYYYQRFDVEERHLVEIGIIAALETFTFRFLSKGKIEYLDENKYKIIVEQVAVFVHDVFNFEGKGTLFFDYLGYWSCEEKDVSGVPKNNRYEAMNNAKFREFREYNKIGNDFLVLSHPKIIDNFIEYIYDYNHE; encoded by the coding sequence GTGGCGGAGGGAGCAAGTAACTTCATAGTCGGCAACGGAAACGAACAATTAAGAAATAAGCTTATGTGTGAGCATAACGAGATACTGACCCGTTACACCAGAAAACGGGATGACGATATATTCTTCTGTCTGCCGCTGATTGCCGACGCAATGGGAAATAAAGCTAATGAAAAGGACAGAATAGGCTGGCATTATCTGCGGGATATGTTTTATAAATGGCTTGCAGGTGAAGCAAATGATGTGCCGCAAAATAATCCCAATCCCTTTTGGGTGGATATTGATTGGGTGCTAAGATATTTTCCAAAAGAATTTTTAACTATTACCTTTCCTCTCAATGCAACAACCGCAAGAGCAATTGATTCATTAAATACTATTCTTACCCGTGAGGGGTATTTTGAAAAACGGAATAAAGAATTTGATTTTATCAATAGCCCATGGCAGGAATGGGAAAAATACTATTATCAGCGTTTTGATGTGGAAGAGCGTCACTTGGTTGAAATAGGAATAATTGCAGCCTTGGAAACTTTTACTTTTCGCTTTTTGTCAAAAGGAAAAATTGAATACTTAGACGAAAATAAATATAAAATTATCGTTGAACAAGTTGCAGTTTTTGTGCATGATGTCTTTAATTTTGAGGGTAAAGGAACTCTTTTTTTTGATTATTTAGGTTATTGGAGTTGTGAAGAAAAAGATGTAAGTGGTGTTCCTAAAAATAATCGCTATGAAGCAATGAATAATGCAAAGTTTAGAGAATTTAGAGAATATAATAAAATTGGTAATGATTTTTTAGTGTTGTCACATCCTAAAATAATTGACAATTTTATTGAATATATTTATGATTATAACCATGAATAA
- a CDS encoding DUF6402 family protein: protein MPAITRKGDKSTGHDGCAPVEAVEGANNFLVNGKPVVLVGDKYASHGCLVHSPHQGQLAEGSPSFFVNGKPVGRVGDPISCGGTVAEGASNFIVGNGNEQLRNKLMCEHNEILTRYTRKRDDDIFFCLPLIADAMGNKANEKDRIGWHYLRDMFYKWLAGKANDVPQNNPNPFWVDIDWVLSYENAKKIWDKAIDEKILNDVAQNGLKAKLERIGYIAEKRTEFDFINIPFSEWDNEHYQHLSFKITDFGIEELWNDFTGLFVVLGSFTFKFLAKGKILYTENGFDIQIEQVAGFVHDVFNFDEDYYGDFLGFWNCADKQMNIYEFIDGQMMSNARFRNFREHNKLGNDFVVLSKQKLIDITNNK, encoded by the coding sequence ATGCCGGCAATCACAAGAAAAGGCGATAAAAGCACAGGGCATGACGGCTGCGCCCCGGTTGAAGCGGTCGAAGGTGCAAATAATTTTTTAGTCAACGGCAAGCCCGTTGTATTGGTGGGCGATAAATACGCTTCGCACGGTTGTTTGGTGCATAGTCCGCATCAGGGACAACTTGCGGAAGGCAGTCCTAGCTTTTTCGTAAACGGCAAACCTGTCGGCAGAGTGGGCGACCCCATAAGCTGCGGCGGAACCGTGGCGGAGGGAGCAAGTAACTTCATAGTCGGCAACGGAAACGAACAATTAAGAAATAAGCTTATGTGTGAGCATAACGAGATACTGACCCGTTACACCAGAAAACGGGATGACGATATATTCTTCTGTCTGCCGCTGATTGCCGATGCAATGGGAAATAAAGCCAATGAAAAAGACAGAATAGGCTGGCATTATCTGCGGGATATGTTTTATAAATGGCTTGCAGGCAAAGCCAATGATGTTCCGCAAAATAATCCCAATCCCTTTTGGGTAGATATTGATTGGGTGCTGAGTTATGAAAATGCAAAAAAAATATGGGACAAAGCAATAGACGAGAAAATTTTAAATGATGTTGCCCAAAATGGATTAAAAGCCAAACTTGAAAGAATAGGCTATATTGCAGAAAAAAGAACAGAATTTGACTTTATTAATATTCCTTTTTCAGAATGGGATAACGAACATTATCAGCATCTTTCTTTTAAAATAACTGATTTTGGTATCGAAGAACTTTGGAATGACTTTACTGGCTTATTTGTTGTTCTTGGTAGTTTTACATTTAAATTTTTAGCCAAAGGTAAAATTCTGTATACTGAAAATGGTTTTGACATACAAATAGAACAAGTTGCAGGCTTTGTGCATGATGTCTTCAATTTTGATGAAGATTATTATGGAGATTTTTTAGGCTTTTGGAATTGTGCAGATAAACAAATGAATATTTATGAATTTATTGATGGTCAAATGATGAGTAATGCAAGATTTAGAAATTTTAGAGAACATAATAAACTGGGCAACGATTTTGTTGTATTATCAAAGCAAAAATTGATTGACATAACAAATAACAAATAA
- a CDS encoding helix-turn-helix transcriptional regulator: MSNVENELLNWKQACTILSCSRSYFYNLVNTGVLQGLRLGKKQGVRVYKKDCLSYLKKKKI; the protein is encoded by the coding sequence ATGAGTAACGTTGAAAATGAATTGTTGAACTGGAAGCAGGCTTGTACAATACTTTCCTGTTCTCGCTCCTATTTTTATAATCTTGTCAATACGGGCGTTTTGCAGGGGTTACGTCTTGGGAAAAAACAGGGTGTCAGGGTCTATAAAAAAGATTGTCTTTCTTATCTCAAAAAGAAAAAAATATAA